The Nitrospira sp. genome has a window encoding:
- a CDS encoding winged helix-turn-helix transcriptional regulator — protein sequence MSALPQVDQDSLPDRLVTGLSKIGLAMKSRTWRRKGRQGIGPLQIQVLTFLRSRPNHSATVSTIARELSVKLPTASEVIRTLEQKRLVRRRRRELDNRVVTVHLTALGAKAGHVENRWPEILASATENLSTQEQIALLTALVKLIRALQLQGEIQVARMCVSCEHFRSHAHEDAQAPHHCGFYDAAFGEESFRLDCPEYVESSLEDSHPGVSTSEPVKIAQSARA from the coding sequence ATGTCAGCACTACCGCAGGTCGACCAGGACTCGCTCCCTGATCGTTTGGTGACGGGGCTTTCCAAAATAGGGTTGGCGATGAAGAGCCGAACCTGGAGACGAAAGGGACGGCAAGGTATCGGTCCCTTACAAATCCAAGTGCTCACGTTTCTCCGGTCTCGGCCGAATCATTCGGCGACCGTGTCAACGATTGCTCGGGAACTCTCCGTCAAGCTGCCTACTGCTTCTGAGGTCATCCGAACGCTTGAGCAAAAACGGTTAGTCCGTCGGCGGCGCCGTGAACTCGACAACCGTGTCGTGACGGTGCATCTTACCGCGCTGGGGGCCAAAGCGGGCCACGTAGAAAACCGATGGCCGGAGATTCTGGCGTCGGCGACCGAGAATCTCTCGACCCAGGAGCAGATTGCCCTCCTGACAGCGCTTGTAAAACTGATTCGCGCGCTTCAATTGCAAGGAGAAATTCAGGTTGCACGGATGTGTGTGTCTTGCGAACACTTCCGTTCTCATGCTCATGAGGACGCGCAGGCGCCCCACCACTGTGGTTTCTATGATGCGGCTTTTGGCGAGGAATCCTTCCGCCTCGACTGTCCGGAATATGTGGAATCATCTCTGGAGGATTCTCACCCGGGAGTAAGTACTTCTGAGCCCGTGAAGATCGCTCAATCTGCTCGTGCATGA